The following proteins are encoded in a genomic region of Kineosporiaceae bacterium:
- a CDS encoding LysM peptidoglycan-binding domain-containing protein: MPVRAELDDGGVSSTSYTITKDGPGTYWDLAEHFLGDGQRWPEIWKLNDGRRQDDGAVLTSPGLLRPGWTVVLPAASPAGPNGTTAQSVTVQRGDSLWSIAEDHLGTGASWPKLFEENEGKPQPDGRRLTDPDVIQPGWVLAVPNYSDAVAVPEYPAAQPHSSSEPTEPPNASTPAVSPAPSSPPGTEPGALQHGATTPDTGVEIPGGWVSLSFAAAISAAGAMVWLRRRRRHRYTPLDDDDLLGDDLELEGTDLRPLPVIIDRMRRTVRERAPHLLAPPEESQTVADYLANPTERRVSIPIPDGVDLVGLTDLMVPMGLGLTGPGADAAARALVVALVTAGGAHDVDAHGTLVIPAPTLNRLLGERTAPAEVHRLKITDDLAEALDLLDQTYLTRRRLLDEHDADDVRSLRTDPAAPPVPPMVLVTDIPPGGLRARMVAVLEQGHAVEITAVLLGEWPDGATVEVRTDGHVRQGDWTGRLATFDPYTAAQLLEVAREAQPDSDPRSEPPEVEGPSRAGPISVAVPAAEVAAPGIEALSLEAGNKIRVRLFGKIAVLDGSDQPIPGLRQHAGGVLAYLAIYRKGADKNDILEALWPDAPVRRAAERLATEVGNLRRCLRQGATDQTSPAVVNTGGRYHLNPDVMDVDLWAFEGNLQDARNSTDLQVGIRALERAIDTATEELCSRRDYHWLEPVREQARRAAIHAHLRLADMLSDAEPQRATTLIRAAAAMDPTNEDLAQQAIRAHVRTGDAEAIRDQLRRLRTALGNIGEALSEDTVALVENAICKSIHRRCQPANAEAENTI, encoded by the coding sequence GTGCCGGTCCGTGCCGAACTGGATGACGGTGGCGTCTCGTCCACGAGCTACACCATCACGAAGGACGGACCTGGTACTTACTGGGACCTCGCCGAACACTTTCTGGGCGATGGCCAACGCTGGCCGGAGATCTGGAAACTCAACGACGGGCGCCGACAGGACGACGGCGCCGTGCTCACCTCACCCGGGCTGCTGCGGCCTGGGTGGACCGTCGTCCTGCCCGCGGCGTCGCCAGCAGGTCCGAACGGTACGACAGCGCAATCGGTCACGGTCCAGCGTGGCGACAGCCTGTGGTCCATCGCCGAAGACCACCTCGGCACCGGGGCCTCGTGGCCGAAACTGTTCGAGGAGAACGAAGGCAAGCCCCAACCAGACGGACGGCGACTCACCGATCCCGACGTGATCCAACCGGGCTGGGTGCTCGCCGTGCCCAATTACTCCGACGCGGTAGCCGTGCCGGAATACCCGGCTGCGCAGCCGCACTCCTCGTCCGAGCCGACGGAGCCTCCGAACGCCTCCACGCCCGCCGTGTCCCCGGCGCCGAGCTCACCGCCTGGGACGGAGCCCGGGGCGCTCCAGCATGGAGCAACCACCCCCGACACGGGTGTGGAGATCCCAGGCGGTTGGGTCAGCCTGTCATTCGCCGCCGCGATCAGCGCCGCTGGAGCGATGGTGTGGCTTCGGCGTCGCCGCCGACACCGATACACCCCACTGGACGACGACGATCTCCTCGGGGACGACCTCGAACTCGAGGGCACAGACCTGCGACCGCTGCCCGTCATCATCGACCGGATGCGCCGCACCGTCCGCGAACGCGCACCCCACCTGCTCGCCCCACCCGAAGAGAGCCAGACCGTCGCCGACTACCTCGCCAACCCCACCGAGCGCAGGGTTTCCATTCCCATCCCTGACGGAGTCGACCTGGTCGGATTGACCGACCTGATGGTTCCAATGGGCCTCGGCCTCACCGGCCCCGGAGCCGATGCCGCGGCGCGGGCACTCGTCGTCGCACTGGTCACCGCAGGCGGAGCTCACGACGTCGACGCCCACGGCACGCTGGTGATCCCGGCGCCCACTCTGAACCGACTCCTCGGCGAGCGGACAGCACCCGCCGAAGTCCATCGACTGAAGATCACCGACGATCTGGCGGAAGCCCTCGATCTTCTCGACCAGACCTACCTGACCCGGCGGAGACTCCTCGACGAACACGATGCGGACGACGTCCGCAGCCTGCGCACCGACCCCGCCGCCCCACCGGTGCCGCCGATGGTGCTGGTGACGGACATCCCGCCCGGGGGACTTCGTGCCCGCATGGTCGCCGTCCTCGAGCAAGGTCATGCCGTCGAGATCACGGCTGTCCTGCTGGGCGAATGGCCGGACGGCGCGACGGTCGAAGTCCGCACGGACGGGCACGTACGACAGGGGGACTGGACTGGCCGCCTCGCAACATTCGATCCCTACACCGCCGCGCAACTACTTGAGGTGGCGCGCGAAGCGCAACCGGACTCAGACCCGCGCTCGGAACCACCGGAGGTTGAAGGCCCGTCTCGAGCCGGCCCGATATCTGTAGCCGTTCCTGCGGCGGAGGTAGCAGCGCCTGGAATAGAGGCGCTGTCGTTGGAGGCAGGGAACAAGATCCGCGTTCGACTGTTCGGCAAGATCGCCGTCCTGGACGGCTCTGATCAGCCGATCCCAGGTCTGCGGCAGCACGCCGGTGGCGTACTCGCCTACCTCGCCATCTACCGCAAAGGCGCCGACAAGAACGACATCCTCGAAGCCCTCTGGCCCGACGCCCCCGTCCGCCGCGCCGCCGAACGACTGGCGACCGAGGTCGGCAACTTACGCCGATGCCTCCGACAAGGCGCCACGGACCAGACGAGCCCAGCCGTGGTCAACACCGGTGGCCGCTACCACCTCAACCCCGACGTCATGGACGTCGACCTCTGGGCCTTCGAAGGCAACCTCCAAGATGCCCGGAACTCCACGGATCTCCAGGTCGGCATCCGGGCGCTGGAGCGCGCAATCGACACAGCCACGGAAGAGCTCTGCTCCCGGCGCGATTACCATTGGCTCGAACCCGTAAGGGAACAGGCGCGTCGCGCGGCCATCCACGCACACCTTCGCTTGGCCGACATGCTCTCGGACGCTGAACCTCAACGTGCGACCACCCTGATCAGGGCAGCCGCCGCCATGGACCCCACCAACGAGGACCTCGCCCAACAGGCCATCCGAGCGCACGTCCGAACAGGGGATGCCGAGGCGATTAGAGATCAGCTGCGTCGGCTGCGCACAGCCCTTGGAAACATCGGCGAAGCGCTCTCGGAGGACACGGTCGCTCTGGTCGAGAATGCAATCTGCAAGTCGATCCACCGACGATGCCAGCCAGCCAACGCAGAAGCGGAAAATACGATTTAG
- a CDS encoding phosphoesterase PA-phosphatase: MTTTAPTRPHPAALRLARVLTEVFAPVVLVIGLLLAVAIHASPTLGKGLLYGAITAFFAGGLPYAILLLGIRRGHLGDRHITTRQERPAMMAIGLVSVTTGLILTWWLGAPRALFALVAAMVAGIAASLAITLFWKISIHAACAGGTLAILILEFGPWMWVVLPLVAAIAWARVTLRDHTLLQVLAGAI, translated from the coding sequence GTGACCACCACCGCACCTACTCGCCCGCATCCTGCTGCGCTCAGGCTCGCGCGGGTCCTCACTGAAGTGTTCGCACCGGTTGTGCTGGTCATCGGACTGCTGTTGGCCGTGGCCATCCACGCCAGCCCCACCCTCGGCAAGGGCCTGCTCTACGGCGCCATCACCGCCTTCTTCGCCGGCGGGCTGCCCTACGCCATCCTGCTGCTCGGCATCCGCCGCGGACACCTCGGCGACCGCCACATCACCACCCGCCAAGAACGCCCCGCCATGATGGCCATCGGCCTCGTTTCGGTCACCACCGGCCTCATCCTCACCTGGTGGCTCGGCGCACCCCGAGCACTCTTCGCCCTCGTCGCCGCCATGGTCGCCGGCATCGCCGCCTCCCTGGCCATCACCCTCTTTTGGAAGATCTCCATCCACGCCGCCTGCGCAGGCGGCACCCTCGCCATCCTCATCCTCGAATTCGGACCCTGGATGTGGGTGGTGCTCCCCCTCGTCGCAGCCATCGCCTGGGCACGAGTCACCCTCCGCGACCACACCCTCCTCCAAGTCCTGGCGGGCGCCATTTGA
- a CDS encoding DUF945 domain-containing protein, producing the protein MSHELGTINGRTAFVTARVPAWHQLGTITTDAMTAHDVITTALLANWNVRKIPVTGHETTGTTATGISDHTIAAPDKAMTVRTNPVTGTTDYLGIVGRDYVPVQNEACAELLDLLIDASGAHFETAGSLRGGRRIFITMRLPDRVTIAGIDDLDLYLAVSTSHDGSMALRVDATPVRVVCANTQRLSLKRTVGHYTFRHTTNIKTKIAQARQAIGISYDYTDAFTAEAERMLNTTLAEQNFRAVCEQIWPTPPTDAPTRTRTNHRRRADTLDYLFTDAPTQANIRGTAWAGWQAITEYLDFYAPAPNQTRRAERTLTSATTAVVKQKAHDLLTAGR; encoded by the coding sequence GTGAGTCACGAACTGGGAACCATCAACGGCCGAACTGCTTTCGTCACCGCCCGCGTGCCGGCCTGGCACCAGCTCGGCACCATCACCACCGACGCCATGACCGCCCATGACGTGATCACCACCGCACTGCTGGCCAACTGGAACGTCCGCAAGATCCCCGTCACCGGCCACGAGACCACCGGCACCACGGCGACAGGGATCAGCGACCACACCATCGCCGCCCCCGACAAGGCGATGACCGTGCGGACCAACCCCGTCACCGGCACCACCGACTACCTCGGCATCGTCGGCCGCGACTACGTCCCCGTCCAGAACGAAGCCTGCGCCGAACTACTCGACCTACTCATCGACGCCTCCGGCGCCCACTTCGAAACCGCCGGCTCCCTGCGCGGCGGACGACGCATCTTCATCACCATGCGCCTACCCGACCGCGTCACCATCGCCGGCATCGACGACCTCGACCTCTACCTGGCCGTCTCCACCAGCCACGACGGATCCATGGCCCTGCGCGTGGACGCCACCCCCGTCCGCGTCGTCTGCGCCAACACCCAACGCCTCTCCCTCAAGCGGACCGTCGGTCACTACACCTTCCGCCACACCACCAACATCAAGACCAAGATCGCCCAAGCCCGGCAAGCCATCGGCATCAGCTACGACTACACCGACGCCTTCACGGCCGAAGCCGAACGCATGCTGAACACCACCCTGGCCGAGCAGAACTTCCGCGCCGTCTGCGAACAGATCTGGCCCACCCCACCCACCGACGCGCCAACACGAACCCGGACCAACCACCGCCGGCGCGCCGACACCCTGGACTACCTGTTCACCGACGCACCCACCCAAGCCAACATCCGCGGAACCGCCTGGGCCGGCTGGCAAGCCATCACCGAGTACCTCGACTTCTACGCCCCCGCCCCCAACCAGACCCGACGCGCCGAACGCACCCTCACCTCGGCCACCACCGCCGTCGTCAAACAGAAGGCGCACGACCTGCTGACCGCCGGCCGCTGA
- a CDS encoding EcsC family protein, translated as MSSYEERRWGELQEHWATKAQRRQALPPKARSALGGAGRQVRAAARKAGEAVSAVTPTPVKEGLERAVDATLVPAVEAAVHLLDLVTDWTTELTDFEKVLEHHRAAGRDVAQLADLRDLDLEQLDDFTRTMALKWRTSGAIQGGAMGALAMVPVAGGVAAVGADMVVMHVLSTALATRVAYSYGFDVKDEAVRHAVDRMARRAYLNQAPKARAVHQANAAFNAAKKRVRRSERLLHDHRILAAVDNLMQQAAHGKAVPIGKVAKGIPVIAVVVGAGTNAYILGDVVHQARLYAQTLRLAEKYELPLPENLRHPHEDA; from the coding sequence ATGTCGTCGTACGAGGAGCGGCGGTGGGGAGAGCTACAGGAGCACTGGGCGACGAAGGCTCAGCGCCGCCAGGCCCTTCCCCCGAAGGCCCGATCGGCGCTTGGTGGAGCGGGGAGGCAAGTCAGGGCTGCTGCGCGGAAGGCGGGTGAGGCTGTCTCGGCCGTGACGCCTACACCTGTTAAGGAAGGGCTTGAGCGAGCGGTCGACGCGACCTTGGTTCCTGCGGTTGAGGCAGCGGTCCACCTACTTGACCTCGTGACCGACTGGACCACCGAACTGACGGATTTCGAGAAGGTATTGGAGCACCATCGGGCAGCGGGACGGGACGTCGCGCAACTCGCGGATCTCAGGGATCTGGATCTGGAACAACTCGACGACTTCACGCGGACCATGGCGCTGAAATGGAGGACGAGCGGAGCGATTCAGGGCGGCGCGATGGGCGCGCTGGCGATGGTGCCGGTTGCGGGAGGCGTCGCGGCTGTCGGGGCCGACATGGTGGTCATGCACGTTCTCAGCACCGCCCTTGCGACGAGGGTTGCCTACTCGTACGGGTTTGACGTGAAGGACGAGGCGGTGAGGCATGCCGTCGATCGTATGGCTCGTCGCGCTTATCTCAATCAGGCTCCAAAGGCGCGGGCCGTCCACCAAGCCAACGCTGCCTTCAATGCGGCCAAGAAACGGGTGCGTCGCAGCGAGAGGCTGCTCCACGATCACAGAATCCTGGCTGCGGTCGACAATCTGATGCAACAGGCTGCCCACGGCAAGGCTGTTCCGATCGGCAAGGTTGCGAAGGGGATCCCTGTTATTGCGGTCGTTGTCGGGGCTGGTACCAACGCGTACATCCTCGGAGATGTTGTGCATCAGGCCCGGCTGTACGCCCAGACACTCCGCCTCGCCGAGAAGTACGAACTCCCCCTGCCCGAGAACCTGCGGCATCCGCACGAGGATGCATGA
- a CDS encoding pilus assembly protein: MTRHRNRLACARRGCHADGGYSVVAAAITLPALILFTMLVVQWALIWHGRHVAEAAVQDGIRAARGYQSTAASGQQSAQAYLNAVAPNLLTEPQISVSRTATTVTVHIQATVLAVVPGGDIVIEEAGTARVEAWVP, encoded by the coding sequence ATGACCAGGCACCGGAACAGGCTCGCCTGCGCCCGCCGTGGCTGCCACGCGGACGGCGGGTACTCGGTGGTGGCGGCAGCCATCACGCTTCCGGCACTGATCTTGTTCACGATGCTCGTGGTGCAGTGGGCGCTGATCTGGCACGGACGCCATGTGGCCGAAGCCGCCGTGCAGGATGGCATCCGTGCCGCGCGGGGCTACCAGTCGACCGCCGCCTCAGGCCAGCAATCGGCCCAGGCTTACCTGAACGCCGTCGCCCCGAACCTGCTCACCGAGCCCCAGATCTCGGTGTCCCGGACCGCGACCACGGTGACCGTGCACATTCAGGCGACGGTCCTCGCGGTCGTGCCCGGCGGCGACATCGTGATCGAGGAAGCGGGCACGGCCCGCGTCGAGGCGTGGGTGCCATGA
- a CDS encoding replication-relaxation family protein: MPARPHTRTPPRRRDHQDLLTVVQTLQPRDQVLAALLVEHRALTTAQIAAVLFDSLATAKRRLYRLRQLGWVDRFTPIRPGRPRQTHWVAGLLAARFMAVHHAAPPPTPRAWRDRVEAIAASSHRDHSDGTHDVFIALLTHARRHRHTRLARWWGPARSAAAVGQRLHPDGHGVWTEHHRQVGFWLEYDTGTEPLHRLVTKLDPYARLRRDGGPDYPVLFRLPNPTRESHLHHRLRDHARDLGTTVATTHPSLAEQDDGPAGPIWQLTTDPPGTRRRLIDLPSDPGTPGPYHPGPPTPDQDPLHLLDPSPDGASWVGTQPN; this comes from the coding sequence ATGCCTGCCCGTCCTCACACTCGGACGCCCCCTCGCCGCCGGGATCATCAGGATCTGCTCACCGTCGTCCAGACCCTTCAACCACGCGACCAAGTACTGGCAGCGCTGCTCGTAGAGCACCGTGCACTGACCACCGCGCAGATCGCCGCCGTGCTGTTCGACTCCCTCGCCACAGCCAAGCGACGGCTGTACCGGTTGCGGCAGCTGGGCTGGGTGGACCGGTTCACCCCGATCCGCCCCGGACGGCCCCGCCAGACCCACTGGGTCGCCGGGCTGCTGGCAGCCCGGTTCATGGCCGTCCACCACGCCGCCCCACCGCCCACACCCCGCGCCTGGCGTGACCGGGTGGAGGCCATCGCGGCCAGCTCGCACCGGGACCACTCCGACGGCACCCACGACGTGTTCATCGCGTTGCTCACCCACGCCCGCCGCCACCGGCACACCCGGCTCGCGCGGTGGTGGGGACCAGCCCGCAGCGCCGCCGCCGTCGGGCAGCGCCTGCATCCCGACGGGCACGGCGTCTGGACCGAGCACCACCGCCAGGTCGGATTCTGGCTCGAATACGACACCGGGACCGAACCCCTGCACCGCCTGGTCACCAAACTCGACCCCTACGCGCGGCTACGCCGCGACGGCGGCCCCGACTACCCCGTGCTGTTCCGGCTGCCCAACCCCACCCGCGAGTCCCACCTGCACCACCGCCTGCGCGACCACGCCCGCGACCTGGGCACGACCGTCGCCACCACCCACCCGTCCCTTGCCGAGCAGGACGACGGCCCCGCCGGACCGATCTGGCAACTCACCACCGACCCCCCTGGGACCCGCCGTCGGCTGATCGACCTGCCCAGCGATCCCGGAACACCCGGCCCTTACCATCCCGGCCCACCCACCCCCGACCAGGACCCCCTGCACCTGCTCGACCCAAGCCCGGACGGCGCCAGTTGGGTTGGCACCCAACCCAACTGA
- a CDS encoding helix-turn-helix transcriptional regulator — protein sequence MSGSTSPASRSLAQKIDRLFEIVRPAKGEYTYDQVARAIEERGGPTISASYLWQLRKGLRDNPTKKHLEALADFFGVPPAYFFDDTATERVDAELDLLAALRETPVRHMALRASGLSDQTLKAITEMIDRARQLEGLDDD from the coding sequence ATGTCGGGCAGCACGTCCCCGGCGTCGCGCTCGCTGGCGCAGAAGATCGACCGCCTCTTCGAGATCGTGCGGCCTGCCAAGGGCGAGTACACCTACGACCAGGTCGCCAGGGCGATCGAGGAACGCGGCGGCCCCACGATCTCGGCCTCCTACCTCTGGCAGCTGCGAAAGGGCTTGCGAGACAACCCGACCAAGAAGCATCTGGAGGCTCTCGCGGACTTCTTCGGCGTTCCACCTGCGTACTTCTTCGACGACACGGCCACCGAACGCGTCGACGCCGAACTCGATCTTCTCGCCGCGCTGCGCGAGACCCCGGTACGCCACATGGCCTTGCGCGCGTCCGGATTGTCCGATCAGACTCTGAAGGCCATCACCGAGATGATCGACCGAGCCCGGCAGCTCGAGGGACTGGACGACGACTGA
- a CDS encoding pilus assembly protein has product MALELAILAPVILVMLLLVVAFGRVTHGRALVDQSAAAAARAASLAASPGQASADGAQTAQDTLARAGLSCSAASVSVDTGAFRPGGQVTATVRCTADLSELALTGLPGSIALVASATSPIEVLRDLSGVDAP; this is encoded by the coding sequence ATGGCGCTCGAGCTGGCGATCCTCGCGCCGGTGATCCTGGTGATGCTCCTGCTCGTGGTCGCGTTCGGCCGGGTCACCCACGGGCGAGCGCTCGTCGACCAATCCGCCGCGGCGGCCGCCCGGGCGGCGTCCCTGGCCGCCTCGCCGGGTCAGGCCAGCGCGGACGGCGCCCAGACCGCGCAAGACACCCTCGCGCGTGCAGGGCTGTCGTGCAGCGCCGCGAGTGTGTCCGTGGATACGGGCGCCTTCCGACCCGGCGGCCAGGTCACGGCCACGGTGAGGTGCACTGCGGACCTGTCCGAGCTGGCACTGACCGGGTTGCCGGGGAGCATCGCGCTCGTTGCGTCCGCGACCTCACCCATTGAGGTTCTGCGCGACCTGTCCGGAGTTGACGCGCCATGA
- a CDS encoding CpaF family protein: MTSAKQTRELGGDLPLSVADERQLALSIARDEVARHRQAEIVAGLDLPDAAQDVRLVEAIDAAMFGAGALQDLLDDPDVENIDINGCDEVWVTYADDRGKVRGNPVAATDEDLVDLVRTLGSYAGINARPFTPATPELDLRLPDGSRLSAVMVACERPSVSIRRNRFPQMFLDDAGPVAAGPTANGHTTRRPRGARTTNLLALGSVDEQLAAFLRAAVLARCNIVVAGATDAGKTTLLRALINCIPPHERLITVERALELGLRRHPDLHPDVVEMEEVLASADGGGGVSIGALVRRTRRQNPSRVLVGEVLGPEVVEMLSAMAQGNDGSLSTIHARDAADVFHRLATYAAQYEGLSFEVSHALMGSTLDFVVFVRKNPRQNGRRSVMEVLEVTGSADGRVTRSRVFTEGLDGRAARDPEVALARRRMLAEAGYDDSTWTGLAATPSWSAGGR, translated from the coding sequence ATGACGTCGGCGAAACAAACACGCGAACTCGGCGGAGACCTGCCACTATCGGTCGCCGACGAACGGCAACTGGCCCTGAGCATCGCCCGGGACGAGGTGGCCCGGCACCGACAGGCCGAAATCGTGGCAGGTCTGGACCTGCCGGACGCCGCCCAGGACGTACGGCTGGTCGAGGCGATCGACGCCGCCATGTTCGGCGCCGGCGCGCTGCAGGACCTGCTGGACGACCCGGACGTCGAGAACATCGACATCAACGGCTGCGACGAGGTCTGGGTGACCTACGCCGACGATCGCGGCAAGGTCCGCGGCAACCCGGTCGCGGCCACCGACGAAGACCTGGTCGACCTGGTCCGCACGCTCGGCTCTTACGCCGGCATCAACGCCCGCCCGTTCACACCCGCCACGCCCGAGCTGGACCTGCGGCTCCCGGACGGGTCGCGGCTGTCCGCGGTCATGGTGGCCTGCGAACGCCCCTCGGTCTCGATCCGGCGCAACCGGTTCCCGCAGATGTTCCTGGACGACGCCGGCCCGGTAGCTGCCGGACCGACGGCCAACGGACACACGACACGTCGTCCACGCGGTGCCCGTACGACGAACCTGCTGGCCCTGGGATCGGTCGATGAACAGTTGGCCGCCTTCTTGCGTGCGGCGGTCCTCGCGCGATGCAACATCGTGGTGGCCGGCGCAACCGATGCGGGGAAGACCACGCTGCTGCGCGCGCTGATCAACTGCATCCCGCCGCACGAACGATTGATCACCGTCGAGCGGGCACTGGAACTGGGGCTGCGCCGCCACCCGGACCTGCATCCCGACGTGGTCGAGATGGAAGAGGTGCTGGCCTCGGCCGACGGTGGGGGCGGGGTGAGCATCGGGGCACTGGTGCGACGGACCCGGCGCCAGAACCCCTCACGCGTCCTGGTCGGTGAGGTGTTGGGGCCGGAGGTGGTCGAGATGTTGTCGGCCATGGCCCAGGGCAACGACGGATCCCTGTCGACGATCCATGCCCGGGACGCCGCGGACGTGTTCCATCGCCTCGCCACCTACGCCGCACAGTACGAAGGCCTGTCGTTCGAGGTGAGCCACGCCCTGATGGGCTCGACGCTGGACTTCGTCGTCTTCGTCCGCAAGAACCCGCGGCAGAACGGACGCCGGTCGGTGATGGAGGTACTGGAGGTCACCGGCAGCGCTGACGGCCGCGTCACCCGATCGCGGGTGTTCACCGAAGGTCTCGATGGGCGAGCGGCCCGCGACCCGGAGGTGGCGCTGGCCCGTCGCCGGATGCTGGCCGAGGCCGGCTACGACGACAGCACCTGGACGGGCCTGGCTGCAACGCCGTCCTGGTCGGCCGGGGGCAGGTGA
- a CDS encoding type II secretion system F family protein: MQPGALLAAIVGAGLGGAVVLLIAGLRGTVVEAHRPPGRWTTLRRRMSEPGVLLRIAGGVLGGLAVFVFTRWPVAAGAVTALVVFWPYLFGGSRAERAQIVRLEALVVWTESLRDTIAAHASLEQAIPASTGSCPPVLRPALLRLAGQIRARSPLDVALLALAAELDDPSADLVCAALILNVRRRGDRLAEVLTGLATAAREELDMRRRITAGRAGLRRGVQIVVGITVAFAAFLVAFGGAYVRPYDTPAGQLALLVVVAMFASGFAWMRRLSASDEAAAFLARPGRVAGADPDEARLVAALTADAVEGAAFGRRS; this comes from the coding sequence GTGCAACCGGGAGCGCTGCTCGCCGCGATCGTCGGTGCCGGGCTGGGCGGAGCCGTAGTGCTGCTCATTGCTGGGCTGCGGGGAACGGTCGTCGAGGCGCACCGTCCGCCCGGGCGATGGACGACGTTGCGGCGGCGAATGTCCGAGCCTGGTGTCCTGCTCCGCATCGCCGGGGGAGTCCTCGGTGGGCTGGCGGTGTTCGTGTTCACGCGTTGGCCGGTGGCGGCGGGGGCTGTCACGGCGTTGGTGGTGTTCTGGCCGTATCTGTTCGGTGGATCCCGAGCAGAACGAGCCCAGATCGTGCGGCTGGAAGCGTTGGTGGTCTGGACCGAGTCGTTGCGCGACACCATCGCCGCGCACGCCAGTCTGGAGCAGGCCATTCCTGCCTCTACCGGCAGCTGCCCGCCGGTGCTGCGCCCGGCGCTTCTGCGGTTGGCGGGGCAGATCCGCGCCCGCAGCCCGCTGGACGTCGCGCTGCTCGCCCTGGCAGCCGAACTCGACGACCCCAGCGCGGATCTGGTGTGCGCTGCACTGATCCTCAACGTCCGGCGGCGTGGTGACCGCCTCGCAGAGGTGTTGACCGGTCTGGCGACAGCAGCGCGCGAGGAACTCGACATGCGGCGCCGGATCACGGCCGGACGCGCGGGGCTGCGCCGCGGCGTCCAGATCGTCGTGGGTATCACGGTGGCGTTCGCGGCATTTCTGGTGGCCTTCGGCGGTGCGTATGTGCGGCCCTACGACACCCCGGCCGGGCAGCTGGCCCTGCTGGTCGTGGTCGCGATGTTCGCCAGCGGGTTCGCCTGGATGAGACGCCTGTCGGCCTCGGACGAGGCGGCGGCCTTCCTGGCGAGGCCGGGTCGGGTGGCCGGGGCGGATCCGGACGAGGCCCGCTTGGTCGCTGCCCTGACGGCCGATGCAGTCGAGGGCGCAGCCTTCGGAAGACGATCGTGA
- a CDS encoding DUF4192 family protein, with the protein MTTPTWPPAPDAAFETVQLRSEADLLTAVPFLLGFHPDPGSIVVIALHQTGIAVTIRMDLPAPGSNPDDGWTKLLGPLLEVEAQALAVIGYVSPDDLGFLLALAATAPLPVFSLLRVEGDRWWSLDHPESLDGPGQPTTPTPPWPPNALPPSEPPPPPAPTSPPAYNPAPDPCWTTSPSTYPSTRNPAPPTYAEPSNRLTTKPPTAPKPWHPTRPHCCCRPCGTPPSGTPASAGATTPRCGCGPICCTTPHPAGSPHPPRCSPSPPTNAATPSWPPWPPNTP; encoded by the coding sequence ATGACCACACCCACCTGGCCGCCCGCGCCCGACGCCGCGTTCGAGACGGTCCAACTACGCAGCGAGGCCGACCTGCTGACCGCAGTCCCATTCCTGCTGGGCTTCCACCCCGACCCCGGCAGCATCGTCGTCATCGCCCTGCACCAGACCGGGATCGCCGTCACCATCCGCATGGACCTGCCCGCGCCCGGGTCCAACCCCGACGACGGCTGGACCAAACTGCTCGGCCCCCTGCTCGAAGTCGAGGCCCAAGCCCTGGCCGTCATCGGCTACGTGAGCCCCGACGACCTCGGATTCCTGCTCGCCCTGGCCGCCACCGCCCCGCTACCCGTCTTCAGCCTGCTGCGCGTGGAGGGCGACCGCTGGTGGTCCCTCGACCACCCCGAATCCCTCGACGGCCCAGGCCAACCCACCACCCCGACACCACCATGGCCGCCGAACGCCTTACCACCATCGGAGCCCCCGCCACCTCCCGCGCCGACCTCGCCGCCTGCCTACAACCCGGCCCCCGACCCCTGCTGGACGACGTCGCCCAGCACCTACCCATCGACCCGAAACCCGGCCCCGCCGACCTACGCCGAGCCCTCCAACAGGCTCACCACCAAGCCGCCGACGGCCCCCAAGCCCTGGCACCCGACCAGGCCGCATTGCTGCTGCAGGCCTTGCGGCACACCGCCGTCCGGGACACCTGCGTCGGCTGGCGCGACGACGCCGCGATGTGGCTGTGGACCGATCTGCTGCACAACGCCCCACCCGGCTGGATCGCCCCACCCGCCGCGATGCTCGCCGTCACCGCCTACCAACGCGGCAACGCCGTCCTGGCCACCCTGGCCGCCGAACACGCCCTGA